From one Rosa rugosa chromosome 4, drRosRugo1.1, whole genome shotgun sequence genomic stretch:
- the LOC133707474 gene encoding uncharacterized protein LOC133707474 isoform X2 — protein MTHYSFLYSFTFVPSLYEVFILHECLLQYQNQHRLNLPLFQTCRKAMAAVVNLSSIAPSQRMCFKPMAGPAIGSLTIKRTCKFVRQNRADAKPHSIYVKRKAEKNLSNISGLFPIMAARGISTFSSGSLSPSDTINDFYKCINEKNLKQLGHYISSECCIEECSFSTPLQGKKVIMNFFEELTAAMGNNIKFSIQHVCEGGDQLTAAANWHMEWKDKQIPFTRGCSFFEYSKEGEKLIIKKAQIVIESPIKPGHLVLSLLKAVTSLFDGFPRATECK, from the exons ATGACCCATTATTCTTTCCTCTATTCCTTCACATTCGTGCCTAGCTTGTATGAAGTCTTCATTCTACATGAGTGTTTGCTTCAATACCAAAACCAGCACCGTCTCAATCTCCCTTTGTTTCAAACTTGTCGCAAGGCAATGGCTGCCGTTGTCAATCTCTCCAGCATTGCACCGAGTCAGAGAATGTGCTTCAAACCTATGGCCGGACCGGCCATTGGTTCCTTGACGATCAAAAGGACATGCAAGTTTGTTCGGCAGAACAGAGCTGACGCAAAGCCGCATAGCATCTATGTCAAAAGGAAGGCAGAAAAAAACCTCTCCAACATCAGCGGGCTCTTTCCTATCATGGCTGCAAGGGGAATTTCAACTTTTTCTTCGGGATCGCTCTCCCCATCCGACACGATCAATGACTTCTACAAATGCATCAATGAGAAGAACTTGAAGCAACTAGGTCACTACATCTCAAGTGAGTGTTGCATAGAGGAATGCTCCTTTAGCACACCATTACAAGGCAAAAAG GTAATAATGAACTTCTTTGAAGAGCTAACTGCAGCCATGGGCAATAATATAAAGTTCAGCATACAACATGTGTGCGAAGGAGGTGATCAGCTTACAGCAGCAGCAAACTGGCACATGG AATGGAAAGACAAACAGATCCCATTCACCAGAGGCTGCAGCTTCTTTGAATACtcaaaagaaggagaaaaactAATTATCAA GAAAGCACAGATTGTTATTGAATCACCGATCAAACCAGGACACCTAGTACTG AGTCTTTTGAAGGCAGTGACCTCTCTATTTGATGGTTTCCCAAGAGCTACTGAATGTAAGTGA
- the LOC133707474 gene encoding uncharacterized protein LOC133707474 isoform X1, whose protein sequence is MTHYSFLYSFTFVPSLYEVFILHECLLQYQNQHRLNLPLFQTCRKAMAAVVNLSSIAPSQRMCFKPMAGPAIGSLTIKRTCKFVRQNRADAKPHSIYVKRKAEKNLSNISGLFPIMAARGISTFSSGSLSPSDTINDFYKCINEKNLKQLGHYISSECCIEECSFSTPLQGKKVIMNFFEELTAAMGNNIKFSIQHVCEGGDQLTAAANWHMEWKDKQIPFTRGCSFFEYSKEGEKLIIKKAQIVIESPIKPGHLVLVTLSTTILTVSTFTKLLLMYDFADGHLRVF, encoded by the exons ATGACCCATTATTCTTTCCTCTATTCCTTCACATTCGTGCCTAGCTTGTATGAAGTCTTCATTCTACATGAGTGTTTGCTTCAATACCAAAACCAGCACCGTCTCAATCTCCCTTTGTTTCAAACTTGTCGCAAGGCAATGGCTGCCGTTGTCAATCTCTCCAGCATTGCACCGAGTCAGAGAATGTGCTTCAAACCTATGGCCGGACCGGCCATTGGTTCCTTGACGATCAAAAGGACATGCAAGTTTGTTCGGCAGAACAGAGCTGACGCAAAGCCGCATAGCATCTATGTCAAAAGGAAGGCAGAAAAAAACCTCTCCAACATCAGCGGGCTCTTTCCTATCATGGCTGCAAGGGGAATTTCAACTTTTTCTTCGGGATCGCTCTCCCCATCCGACACGATCAATGACTTCTACAAATGCATCAATGAGAAGAACTTGAAGCAACTAGGTCACTACATCTCAAGTGAGTGTTGCATAGAGGAATGCTCCTTTAGCACACCATTACAAGGCAAAAAG GTAATAATGAACTTCTTTGAAGAGCTAACTGCAGCCATGGGCAATAATATAAAGTTCAGCATACAACATGTGTGCGAAGGAGGTGATCAGCTTACAGCAGCAGCAAACTGGCACATGG AATGGAAAGACAAACAGATCCCATTCACCAGAGGCTGCAGCTTCTTTGAATACtcaaaagaaggagaaaaactAATTATCAA GAAAGCACAGATTGTTATTGAATCACCGATCAAACCAGGACACCTAGTACTGGTAACTCTTTCAACAACGATCTTAACAGTTTCGACTTTCACCAAGCTTTTATTGATGTATGATTTTGCTGATGGACATCTCAGAGTCTTTTGA
- the LOC133746292 gene encoding uncharacterized protein LOC133746292 isoform X3: MASNNRKLKGKRYLRMNDGPNDNDQQNVQNALDGHTTATFFDNNINRRIKSRRWIEVSEAVVEDSRVKQHNDDGINVIQHRDKRVRNNRETSNVTMKRTTVTEANSNGNGQGGTGEHLHSFGQASYQSTRQDVGLIDIEKERKRGEEQCPPDLDSARNELDIARKYHKWSKRNTTKVREEQQILEDAEKDEGERTSPQLLGLQSRSSGRPYPNQAS; this comes from the exons ATGGCATCAAACAATCGAAAGCTGAAGGGAAAAAGATACTTAAGAATGAATGATGGACCAAATGATAATGATCAACAAAATGTGCAGAATGCATTGGATGGTCACACTACTGCTACCTTTTTTGATAACAATATCAATCGTCGAATCAAATCAAGAAGATGGATAGAAG tGTCTGAAGCGGTGGTTGAGGATAGCCGGGTAAAGCAACACAATGATGATGGTATCAATGTAATACAACATCGAGATAAGCGAGTTAGAAATAATCGAGAGACGTCAAATGTGACAATGAAGCGAACTACTGTTACTGAGGCTAATTCGAATGGTAATGGTCAGGGTGGAACTG GCGAACATTTACATTCATTCGGTCAAGCAAGCTATCAAAGCACTAGAcaag ATGTGGGATTGATTGAcattgagaaagaaagaaagagaggtgAGGAACAATGTCCTCCCGATTTGGACAGTGCCAGGAATGAACTGGACATAGCCAGAAAATACCACAAATGGAGCAAAAGAAACACTACAAAGGTGAGAGAAGAGCAGCAGATTCTTGAGGATGCTGAAAAGGATGAAGGAGAAAGGACCTCCCCCCAACTCTTAGGCCTTCAATCTAGATCTTCAGGGAGGCCCTATCCAAATCAAGCTTCGTAA
- the LOC133746292 gene encoding uncharacterized protein LOC133746292 isoform X2, translating to MASNNRKLKGKRYLRMNDGPNDNDQQNVQNALDGHTTATFFDNNINRRIKSRRWIEVSEAVVEDSRVKQHNDDGINVIQHRDKRVRNNRETSNVTMKRTTVTEANSNGNGQGGTGEHLHSFGQASYQSTRQGSIIRYEDAGDNIYVCDYCDALFWLEEAIKQTSTKVSPIYTNCCKKGKIKLPHAKPTPNFLRTLLDPNNGSESKLFRENIRIYNSMFSFTSMGAIIDRKINTGLGPYVFKISGQVHHLMGSILPSEGEFPKYAQLYIYDTQNEIYNRINAINPTHMNNNIKPYIVEGLIKMFDEINELVKQFRTIRDKFENQCLPLFTVNVLDCLRTDSKQYERPTSEEISGLIVGVHTSNNMEYLLRHQA from the exons ATGGCATCAAACAATCGAAAGCTGAAGGGAAAAAGATACTTAAGAATGAATGATGGACCAAATGATAATGATCAACAAAATGTGCAGAATGCATTGGATGGTCACACTACTGCTACCTTTTTTGATAACAATATCAATCGTCGAATCAAATCAAGAAGATGGATAGAAG tGTCTGAAGCGGTGGTTGAGGATAGCCGGGTAAAGCAACACAATGATGATGGTATCAATGTAATACAACATCGAGATAAGCGAGTTAGAAATAATCGAGAGACGTCAAATGTGACAATGAAGCGAACTACTGTTACTGAGGCTAATTCGAATGGTAATGGTCAGGGTGGAACTG GCGAACATTTACATTCATTCGGTCAAGCAAGCTATCAAAGCACTAGAcaag GTTCAATCATTAGATATGAAGATGCAGGCGACAATATTTATGTTTGTGATTACTGTGACGCACTGTTTTGGCTTGAAGAGGCAATTAAACAAACATCGACGAAAGTGTCTCCTATCTATACAAATTGTTGCAAAAAAGGGAAAATTAAACTTCCACATGCTAAACCAACTCCGAATTTTCTTAGAACATTATTAGATCCAAATAACGGTTCGGAAAGTaaactttttagggaaaatattcgaatttataattcaaTGTTTTCGTTTACATCAATGGGAGCAATAATTGATCGAAAAATAAATACTGGATTAGGTCCGTACGTATTTAAAATCAGTGGTCAAGTACATCATTTAATGGGTTCTATATTGCCATCTGAGGGAGAATTTCCTAAATATgcacaattatatatatatgatactcAAAATGAGATTTATAATCGTATTAATGCTATTAATCCTACCCATATGAATAACAACATCAAACCATATATAGTTGAAGGACTTATTAAGATGTTCGATGAAATTAATGAATTAGTTAAACAATTTCGAACGATAAGAGATAAATTTGAAAATCAGTGTTTACCTTTATTTACTGTGAATGTACTTGATTGTTTACGTACTGATAGTAAACAATATGAAAGACCAACATCTGAGGAAATTAGTGGTCTCATTGTgggtgtacatacctccaataatatggagtatttactacgtcaccaagcataa
- the LOC133746292 gene encoding uncharacterized protein LOC133746292 isoform X1, translating into MSLQYPILFPYGEDGYKPNLLMHKTSTNSQQKRERISMRSYITYQIQDRRNVENTLLQGGRLFQQFLVDAYATVEEDRLDWIRKNQKNFRNEILKEMYTASSSGIHKGHDLGQKIILPSSHTGSPRDMINNYQDAMAICRQYGNPDLFITFTCNVKWIEIQRYLKNDPKSKIEDRPDIISRIFNIKLQNMITYIKSGEPFGQVEADVCTIEFQKRGLPHAHMLFWLKRDYKCYTAADIDSIISAELPDKNVNPELFDIVSQFMIHGPCGQINPKSPCMKDGKCSKFFPKPYNTKTIFEANSPPTYKRINDDTKFVEKNGVHVGNNFVVPYNSNLLLRYNAHINVELCSQSMLIKYLFKYINKGPDRARILLQENLNDEIQTYLNCRYLTPHESIWRLFEYLIHSKHPAVQRLQIHLPLEQNVIFNESESLESIIERKSTEDTTLTGWFQANKIYPEARELTYVEFPTKFVWHDRTKCWAPRKRYETIGRITYIHPTKGELYFMRMLLNIQKGCSDFNSIKTVNEITYPSYQEACQALGLLGDDKEWIEALTNSSYIATASEIRQLFVTIILFCDVASPQTLFDLHWSNMCDDILYKARLETQNPNLTLPESELKNTLLFELEHLFNMSSSSLKDHQLPMPDKNKILELKNKLLKEELDYNCRELKHLHTNLVAQLNTCQKIVYDEVIEGIEKKTCNAFFVHGHGGTGKTFLWHTIISKLRSEGKIVLAVASSGIASILLPNGRTAHSRFKIPITINNLSICPIKKGTHLAKLIDRAELIIWDEAPMCHKHCFESLDKSLRDILSDSNNIQKDKPFGGKPILLGGDFRQILPVITGGTKEQIIEASLNYSYLWQSFKIFHLTENMRLSKKNLTDEDRKNISAFANWLLQIGEGKIQSINYENDIDTSWVEIPNDILIDNYIDPIKAIFLATYQNFNENYNKFDYLRERAIVTPRNTTVTEINNYAINLLPGNVSTYLSSYTIVQNSKNHENMDVLYPTEFLNKLEFPGLPSHKLILKIGMPIMLLRNLNQRSGLCNGTRLIITALFDRLIEAKILTGTNINQKFFIPRIVLTATENKWPFIFKRRQFPVRPCYAMIINKSQGQSLNQVGIYLPEPVFTHGQLYVALSRVTSRNGLKILINNSNNIPNKYTKNIVYKDVLLNL; encoded by the coding sequence ATGTCATTACAATATCCGATTCTTTTTCCGTATGGTGAAGATGGATATAAACCAAATTTATTGATGCACAAAACATCTACAAATTCCcaacaaaaaagagagagaatatcAATGCGAAGTTATATTACGTATCAAATTCAAGACAGACGTAACGTAGAAAATACTTTATTACAGGGTGGACGATTATTTCAACAATTTTTAGTTGATGCTTATGCAACTGTTGAGGAAGATCGTTTAGATTGGATAAGGAAAAATCAAAAAAATTTCCGAAATGAAATTCTTAAAGAAATGTATACTGCATCTTCATCTGGAATTCATAAAGGTCATGACTTAGgacaaaaaattattttaccAAGTTCTCATACTGGAAGTCCTAGAGATATGATTAATAATTATCAAGATGCTATGGCAATTTGCAGACAATATGGCAATCCTGATTTATTTATAACTTTTACTTGCAATGTTAAATGGATAGAAATACAAAGATATTTAAAAAATGATCCTAAATCTAAAATTGAAGACAGGCCTGATATAATTTCGAGAATATTTAAcataaaattacaaaatatgaTTACATATATTAAATCTGGGGAACCTTTTGGACAAGTTGAGGCAGATGTTTGCACAATAGAATTTCAAAAAAGAGGACTTCCTCATGCTCATATGTTGTTTTGGTTAAAAAGAGATTATAAATGTTATACAGCAGCAGATATAGACTCTATTATTTCAGCTGAATTACCAGATAAAAATGTTAATCCAGAACTTTTTGATATTGTAAGTCAATTTATGATTCATGGGCCATGTGGACAAATTAATCCAAAAAGCCCTTGCATGAAAGATGGAAAATGCTCTAAATTCTTTCCAAAACCATATAACACAAAAACTATATTCGAAGCTAATTCACCACCAACATATAAACGTATCAATGATGACACAAAATTCGTCGAAAAAAATGGCGTTCATGTTGGTAATAATTTTGTTGTACCATATAATTCAAACTTATTATTGAGATACAATGCTCATATTAATGTTGAATTATGTTCCCAatctatgttaattaaatatttattcaaatatattaataaaggTCCAGATAGAGCTCGAATTTTGTTACAAGAAAACTTAAATGATGAAATTCAAACTTATCTTAATTGTCGTTATCTAACTCCTCATGAATCTATTTGGAGATTGTTTGAATATCTAATTCATTCTAAGCATCCTGCTGTACAACGTTTACAAATACATCTACCGTTAGAACAAAATGTTATTTTTAATGAATCTGAATCTCTTGAATCAATCATAGAACGTAAAAGTACAGAAGATACTACATTAACCGGATGGTTTCAAGCAAATAAAATTTACCCAGAGGCACGCGAATTAACTTATGTAGAATTTCCAACTAAGTTTGTTTGGCATGATCGCACAAAATGTTGGGCACCAAGAAAACGATATGAAACAATTGGACGAATAACATATATACATCCTACAAAAGGCGAACTATATTTTATGAGAATGTTATTAAATATTCAAAAAGGTTGTAGTGATTTCAATTCAATAAAGACCGTTAATGAGATTACATACCCTTCTTATCAAGAAGCCTGTCAAGCCTTGGGGTTATTAGGAGATGATAAAGAATGGATTGAAGCATTAACAAATTCTTCATATATTGCAACGGCTTCTGAAATACGCCAACTTTTTGTTACAATAATCTTATTTTGCGATGTTGCAAGTCCTCAAACATTATTTGATTTACATTGGTcaaatatgtgtgatgatattTTATATAAAGCTAGATTAGAAACTCAAAATCCAAATTTGACCTTACCAGAATCAGAACTGAAGAACACATTGTTATTTGAACTAGAACACCTATTTAATATGTCATCAAGTTCATTAAAAGATCATCAATTACCAATGcctgataaaaataaaatattagaattgaaaaataaattattaaaaGAAGAATTAGATTATAACTGTCGAGAATTAAAACATTTACATACAAATTTAGTTGCTCAGTTAAATACGTGTCAAAAAATTGTTTATGATGAAGTAATTGAAGggattgaaaaaaaaacatgcaaCGCTTTTTTTGTTCATGGTCATGGAGGAACTGGCAAAACTTTTTTATGGCATACAATAATAAGTAAATTAAGATCTGAAGGAAAAATTGTTTTAGCTGTTGCATCATCAGGAATTGCTTCAATATTACTTCCAAATGGTAGAACCGCTCATTCTAGATTTAAAATACCTATTACAATAAATAATTTATCAATATGTCCGATAAAGAAAGGTACTCATCTTGCAAAATTAATTGATAGAGCAGAACTAATTATTTGGGACGAAGCTCCAATGTGTCATAAACATTGTTTTGAGTCATTAGATAAATCTTTACGAGATATTTTATCAGATTCAAATAATATACAAAAAGATAAACCATTCGGTGGTAAACCCATTTTATTAGGTGGTGATTTTAGACAAATTTTACCTGTTATCACCGGAGGAACTAAAGAACAAATAATTGAAGCTTCATTAAACTACTCATACCTTTGGCAATCATTTAAAATATTTCATTTAACAGAAAATATGAgattatcaaaaaaaaatttaactgaTGAGGATAGAAAAAATATTTCAGCTTTTGCAAATTGGCTATTACAAATTGGAGAAGGTAAAATACAATCTATAAATTATGAAAATGATATAGATACATCATGGGTTGAAATTCCAAACGATATACTTATTGATAATTATATAGATCCAATAAAAGCAATTTTTCTAGCAACTTATCAAAATTTCAATGAAAATTACAACAAATTTGATTATTTAAGAGAACGTGCAATAGTTACACCACGAAATACTACAGTAACAGAAATAAACAATTATGCTATAAATTTATTGCCAGGTAATGTGAGTACTTACCTAAGCTCATATACTAttgttcaaaattcaaaaaatcaTGAAAATATGGATGTTTTATATCCAACAGAATTCTTAAATAAATTGGAATTTCCTGGATTACCATCGCATAAATTAATTTTGAAGATCGGAATGCCTATTATGTTATTAAGAAATTTAAATCAACGATCTGGATTATGTAATGGTACAAGATTAATAATAACAGCATTATTTGATAGATTAATAGAAGCAAAAATATTAACAGGAACAAATATAAATCAAAAATTTTTTATACCTAGAATTGTTCTTACAGCTACTGAAAATAAGTGGCCATTCATTTTTAAAAGACGACAATTTCCAGTTAGACCATGTTATgctatgataattaataaaagtcAAGGTCAATCTTTAAATCAAGTTGGCATATATTTACCTGAACCTGTTTTTACTCACGGACAATTATATGTTGCACTTTCAAGAGTTACATCAAGAAATGgtttaaaaattttaataaataataGTAATAATATACCAAATAAATACACTAAAAACATAGTGTACAAAGATGTGTTACTAAATTTATAA
- the LOC133746294 gene encoding beta-carotene hydroxylase 2, chloroplastic-like: MATGVSVASIPIWYCFGRNNLLARKPISQTSTPCFVLASAKKRHLVMEKRTEHEFTEKSLEQTERRSVITPRVAERLARRKSERNTYLVAAIMSSLGVTSAVAMAVYYRFSWQTEIGEFLVPEMLGTFLLSVGSAVGMEFWARWAHRALWHASLWQMHESHHRPRDGPFEINDVFAITNAAPAIALLSYGFFTKGLFPGLCFGAGLGITVFGMAYMFVHDGLVHRRFPVGPIADVPYLQRVAAAHQVHHTYILNGVPYGLFLGPKEIEEVGGMEELEKEIKRRSTKSTIPKS; the protein is encoded by the exons ATGGCCACCGGAGTTTCGGTTGCCTCAATCCCAATATGGTACTGTTTCGGCCGAAACAATCTACTTGCTCGAAAGCCCATCTCGCAAACAAGCACCCCCTGTTTTGTTTTGGCTTCAGCAAAGAAGAGACACTTGGTTATGGAAAAGAGAACAGAGCATGAATTTACAGAGAAAAGCTTGGAACAAACAGAGAGAAGGAGTGTTATAACTCCAAGAGTTGCAGAGAGATTAGCAAGAAGGAAATCGGAGAGAAATACTTACCTTGTTGCTGCAATCATGTCCAGCCTGGGAGTCACTTCAGCTGTTGCCATGGCTGTTTACTACAGATTTTCTTGGCAAACAGAG ATTGGGGAGTTTCTTGTTCCAGAGATGTTGGGCACATTTTTGCTCTCTGTGGGCTCTGCT GTGGGGATGGAGTTTTGGGCAAGGTGGGCGCACAGAGCTCTGTGGCATGCCTCATTATGGCAGATGCATGAG TCTCACCATCGACCTAGGGATGGTCCTTTCGAGATTAACGACGTGTTTGCTATAACCAATGCTGCTCCTGCTATTGCTCTTCTCTCTTACGGTTTCTTTACCAAGGGTCTTTTTCCTGGACTATGTTTTGGAGCT GGGCTAGGGATCACAGTTTTCGGGATGGCATACATGTTTGTGCACGATGGTCTCGTCCACCGTCGATTTCCAGTCGGGCCAATCGCAGACGTCCCTTATTTACAAAGAGTTGCTGCCGCCCACCAG GTTCATCATACATACATATTGAATGGAGTGCCGTATGGGTTGTTCTTGGGACCTAAG GAAATAGAAGAGGTTGGAGGCATGGAAGAATTAGAAAAGGAGATCAAGCGGAGAAGCACCAAGAGTACTATACCCAAAAGCTGA
- the LOC133744895 gene encoding uncharacterized protein LOC133744895: MNRLRKLLMQEEEDAITRNRQRALVMQAASSHILRIQEEESQWGGSQAGRQYIARDREAMDRRLKALYFTSPCRFQGDIFRRRYRMRPHVFDQMMHDVANHDPYFVQTDDASGRVGLSTEQKLTCAMRMLAYGLPADLCDEFLDVAESTALEILSHFTRAIWNVYHDHYLRRPTPADLQRLLNVAEKRGFPGMVGSLDCMHWQWKNCPSSWQGHFTGYKGKPTIILEAVASYDAWIWHAYFGLPGSLNDINVLGMSPLFNEICTGEAPRVSYYVGDREYGQCYYLVDGIYPKWGSFVKAIRNPITPEQAHFTKMQESYRKDVERAFGILQARFAIVRGPARGWDREDLSYIMMTCIILHNMIVDDEREEDEESPFDPDDIPTRPRKAQIYERYEDDHEVERNRPELEEFMTRYQGVRCPIVHRVLQGDLVNHLWNMKLQAERNRR, translated from the coding sequence ATGAATAGGTTACGGAAATTGCTGAtgcaagaggaagaagatgccATTACAAGAAATCGTCAAAGAGCCCTGGTGATGCAGGCAGCTTCCTCTCATATCTTGAGGATCCAAGAGGAAGAATCACAGTGGGGTGGTTCACAGGCCGGGCGCCAGTACATCGCAAGAGATCGAGAAGCTATGGATCGACGATTGAAAGCTCTATACTTCACTTCGCCGTGCAGGTTCCAGGGCGATATATTTCGCAGAAGGTACAGAATGCGACCTCATGTGTTTGACCAAATGATGCATGATGTCGCCAACCACGATCCGTACTTCGTGCAAACTGATGATGCCTCCGGCAGAGTTGGTTTGTCTACCGAACAAAAGCTGACTTGTGCTATGAGGATGCTTGCTTACGGGCTTCCGGCTGACCTGTGTGATGAGTTTCTAGACGTAGCTGAATCTACAGCTTTGGAGATCTTGTCGCACTTTACTAGAGCAATCTGGAATGTGTACCACGATCATTACCTTCGTCGACCAACTCCGGCAGATTTGCAGCGGTTGCTCAATGTTGCTGAGAAAAGGGGGTTCCCCGGAATGGTGGGAAGTCTCGATTGTATGCACTGGCAGTGGAAAAACTGCCCATCCTCATGGCAAGGGCACTTCACTGGTTATAAGGGAAAACCCACAATCATTCTGGAGGCGGTCGCATCATACGATGCTTGGATTTGGCACGCCTATTTCGGACTTCCAGGTTCGCTTAATGATATTAATGTACTTGGAATGTCTCCATTATTCAACGAAATATGCACAGGTGAGGCTCCTCGAGTTTCGTACTATGTAGGTGATAGAGAATATGGCCAATGCTACTACCTAGTCGATGGGATCTACCCTAAATGGGGATCTTTTGTGAAAGCAATTAGAAATCCAATTACTCCAGAGCAAGCTCATTTTACAAAGATGCAGGAGTCATACAGAAAAGACGTGGAGAGGGCTTTTGGCATTCTCCAAGCTCGTTTTGCAATAGTAAGAGGACCCGCCCGTGGATGGGATAGGGAGGATCTATCATACATCATGATGACCTGCATTATTTTGCACAACATGATTGTCGATGATGAgcgtgaagaagatgaagagtcGCCTTTTGACCCCGATGATATCCCCACCAGACCAAGGAAAGCACAAATATATGAGAGGTATGAGGATGATCATGAGGTTGAGCGCAACCGTCCTGAACTTGAGGAGTTCATGACCCGTTACCAGGGGGTTCGATGCCCAATTGTGCATAGAGTCCTTCAAGGAGATTTGGTTAATCACCTCTGGAACATGAAGTTGCAAGCAGAGCGGAACCGCAGATGA